Proteins encoded together in one Candidatus Marinimicrobia bacterium CG08_land_8_20_14_0_20_45_22 window:
- the glmM gene encoding phosphoglucosamine mutase — protein MFYRSYMLIESLSGVRATDDELTEKFVHSYCLVFAETGDKKLILLGRDTRASGNAIREIIVDSMIQSGVEIVDLGVCPTPTVQYEVEHLKADGGIVITASHNPIPWNGLKFIGSDGLFLDADQMLNLQRRRIEIGKQSSFKKATGGKLTIYSRAIRDHIEMVLHLPCVNPETIRRRKFKIVVDAVNGAGFFAIPELLKSLGCEVVRLNCDGSLPFPHTPEPLPENLTDLMARVKSERADLGFAVDPDADRLAIISNEGLPLSEEYTLVLASICALSKSQSAEKIVVTNLSTTMALDDVARQFGATVVRTPIGEINVAKKMREIHAVIGGEGNGGVILPDAHLGRDSLVGSALVLQFLSEQTTPISEVMKSIPRYAMIKKKIPRGNRPLSDYFSDLEALASADSVNMEDGIKFIWKDRWVHLRPSNTEPIVRIYAEAPTRELAEVVAQPFIRFFEHIS, from the coding sequence ACTTATTCTTCTTGGACGGGATACGCGCGCGTCGGGAAATGCTATTCGGGAAATAATCGTCGATTCGATGATCCAATCTGGCGTTGAAATCGTCGATCTGGGTGTCTGTCCGACGCCGACGGTTCAATACGAAGTCGAACATCTGAAGGCTGACGGCGGTATCGTCATCACCGCCAGCCATAATCCGATTCCGTGGAACGGTTTGAAATTCATCGGATCGGACGGGCTTTTTCTCGATGCCGATCAAATGCTCAATCTTCAGCGTCGCCGCATCGAAATCGGAAAACAGTCGTCTTTTAAAAAAGCGACGGGCGGCAAACTCACAATATATTCAAGAGCCATTCGGGATCATATCGAAATGGTTCTTCACCTGCCGTGTGTGAATCCCGAAACGATTCGTCGGCGGAAATTTAAGATCGTCGTCGATGCGGTGAACGGAGCGGGATTCTTCGCAATTCCGGAACTTCTTAAAAGTCTCGGTTGTGAAGTCGTTCGCCTGAATTGCGACGGTTCTTTGCCGTTTCCGCACACGCCGGAGCCGTTGCCGGAAAACCTTACCGATCTCATGGCAAGAGTGAAGAGCGAACGCGCCGACCTCGGTTTTGCCGTCGATCCGGACGCCGATCGGCTGGCGATCATTTCCAATGAAGGACTTCCGCTGTCGGAAGAATATACGCTGGTGCTGGCTTCGATATGCGCATTGTCGAAGTCGCAAAGCGCGGAGAAAATCGTCGTCACAAATCTTTCCACGACGATGGCTCTGGATGATGTCGCTCGTCAGTTTGGCGCGACGGTTGTCCGCACGCCGATCGGCGAGATCAATGTCGCCAAGAAAATGCGCGAAATTCATGCGGTCATCGGCGGTGAAGGAAACGGCGGCGTGATTCTGCCGGACGCGCACCTCGGGCGGGATTCGCTCGTCGGTTCCGCGCTGGTTTTACAATTTCTCAGCGAGCAGACGACTCCGATTTCCGAAGTAATGAAATCCATTCCGCGTTATGCGATGATCAAGAAAAAAATTCCGCGAGGCAATCGACCACTCAGCGACTATTTTTCTGATCTGGAAGCGCTCGCCTCAGCCGACTCGGTGAACATGGAAGACGGCATCAAATTCATCTGGAAAGACCGCTGGGTGCATCTGCGTCCGTCAAATACCGAGCCGATAGTACGAATCTACGCCGAAGCGCCGACCCGCGAACTCGCTGAAGTCGTCGCGCAACCTTTTATCCGATTTTTCGAACACATTTCTTGA